From a region of the Leptospira venezuelensis genome:
- the purH gene encoding bifunctional phosphoribosylaminoimidazolecarboxamide formyltransferase/IMP cyclohydrolase — MIKITRALISVSDKTGLIGFAKYLESKGVEIISTGGTLKTLTENGIKAIAIDDYTGFPEILDGRVKTLHPKVHGGLLGVTSKPEHRQKMEELKIPKIDLVVVNLYPFVQTVSKPGVHLDEAIENIDIGGPSMIRSASKNYRHTVVVTDPNDYKTVEESMKVNDGSVDADTSFLLMRKAFSHTAMYDTAISSWFNKLAGEKFPDILNLSFTKKQKLRYGENPHQGAAFYEPLFTKSEFSPLQGKELSFNNMLDFDAAFHISALLPDNTVCIIKHLNPCGIAYADDTLEAFRLAKRTDPISAFGGIIGIKGTVTGELAVLIGETFVEGVIAQKFEPAALEYFSKKPNVRLIEIADFQEALDEMDLRPIHHGILLQDRDYATITEKDLKIVSKKQPTEEDIRGLMFAWSTVKFIKSNAIVYTEENATLGIGAGQMSRVDSVQLGATKALNVGLSVVGSYVASDAFFPFRDGIDAIAKVGAKAIIQPGGSIRDEEVIKAADEHGLIMVFTGMRHFRH; from the coding sequence ATGATCAAAATCACTCGCGCCCTTATTTCAGTTAGCGATAAAACAGGACTTATCGGATTTGCTAAGTACCTGGAATCCAAAGGAGTGGAAATCATTTCCACCGGCGGAACCCTCAAAACACTTACCGAAAACGGAATCAAAGCAATCGCAATAGACGATTATACCGGGTTTCCAGAAATTTTGGACGGAAGAGTAAAAACTCTCCATCCAAAGGTTCACGGAGGACTTTTAGGTGTGACCTCCAAACCAGAACACAGACAGAAAATGGAAGAATTGAAAATTCCAAAGATCGACCTGGTTGTTGTGAATTTATATCCATTCGTTCAGACGGTTTCTAAACCTGGGGTTCATCTAGACGAAGCAATAGAAAATATCGATATTGGCGGACCTTCTATGATCCGTTCCGCAAGTAAAAACTACAGACATACAGTAGTAGTTACAGACCCGAATGATTATAAAACTGTAGAAGAATCCATGAAGGTAAATGATGGTTCCGTAGACGCGGACACTTCTTTCCTTCTAATGAGAAAAGCATTCTCTCATACTGCAATGTATGATACCGCAATCTCTTCTTGGTTCAATAAGCTTGCTGGGGAGAAGTTTCCAGACATTCTAAATCTTTCCTTCACCAAAAAACAAAAGCTTAGATACGGAGAAAATCCTCACCAGGGAGCCGCATTCTACGAGCCTTTGTTTACCAAGAGCGAGTTTTCTCCTCTACAAGGAAAAGAATTATCTTTTAATAATATGTTGGATTTTGATGCGGCATTCCATATCTCCGCACTTCTTCCCGACAATACTGTTTGTATCATCAAACACTTAAACCCATGCGGGATCGCGTATGCGGATGACACATTAGAAGCATTCCGTTTGGCAAAAAGAACGGATCCGATTTCTGCATTTGGCGGGATCATTGGGATTAAAGGTACGGTCACCGGAGAATTAGCAGTTTTAATTGGAGAAACTTTCGTAGAGGGTGTGATCGCTCAAAAATTCGAACCTGCTGCTTTGGAATATTTCTCTAAGAAACCGAATGTTCGTCTGATTGAGATTGCGGATTTCCAAGAAGCATTGGATGAAATGGATTTAAGACCGATCCATCACGGAATTCTTTTACAAGATAGAGACTATGCAACCATCACAGAAAAAGATCTAAAGATTGTTTCTAAAAAACAACCTACTGAAGAAGATATCAGAGGTTTGATGTTCGCTTGGTCTACAGTTAAATTTATCAAGTCAAACGCGATCGTTTATACGGAAGAGAACGCAACTTTAGGAATAGGTGCCGGACAAATGTCCAGAGTGGATTCAGTTCAGCTGGGTGCTACTAAGGCTCTGAACGTAGGACTTTCAGTTGTAGGTTCTTATGTTGCTAGTGATGCGTTCTTTCCTTTCAGAGATGGAATTGATGCAATTGCAAAAGTAGGAGCTAAAGCAATCATCCAACCTGGAGGTTCTATCCGGGACGAAGAAGTGATCAAGGCAGCTGATGAGCATGGACTGATCATGGTGTTTACCGGCATGAGGCATTTTAGGCATTAA
- the fsa gene encoding fructose-6-phosphate aldolase yields MELYLDTANVDEIKEIASYGLLDGVTTNPSLIAKSGRSFKEVIKEICAIVPGPVSAEVLATKHEEMLKEADELVKIAPNVVIKVPLIPEGLKTVVKLTEKGIPTNVTLCFSAPQALLAAKAGATYISPFIGRVDDTSWDGMELISEIREIYDNYGYETKILAASIRGPIHLKESALRGADCATMPISAYQQLFKHPLTDIGLEKFLEDAKKLKW; encoded by the coding sequence GTGGAATTATATTTAGATACAGCCAATGTGGACGAGATCAAGGAGATCGCGTCCTACGGTCTTTTGGACGGAGTTACTACAAACCCTTCATTGATCGCTAAGTCGGGTCGTAGCTTTAAAGAAGTTATTAAAGAGATTTGTGCAATTGTGCCTGGTCCTGTAAGCGCAGAAGTTCTCGCAACCAAACATGAGGAAATGTTAAAAGAAGCGGACGAACTTGTAAAGATCGCACCAAACGTAGTTATCAAAGTTCCTTTAATTCCGGAAGGATTAAAAACCGTAGTGAAACTGACTGAGAAAGGAATCCCAACGAACGTAACACTTTGTTTCTCAGCTCCTCAGGCTCTTCTTGCTGCAAAAGCGGGAGCTACATACATTTCTCCATTTATCGGTCGTGTAGATGATACTTCTTGGGACGGGATGGAACTTATCTCTGAGATCAGAGAGATCTATGATAATTACGGTTATGAAACTAAAATCTTAGCTGCTTCCATTCGAGGGCCAATCCACTTAAAAGAGTCGGCACTTCGTGGAGCAGATTGCGCTACTATGCCGATCTCTGCTTACCAACAGCTATTCAAACATCCACTTACCGATATTGGCTTAGAGAAATTCTTAGAAGACGCTAAAAAACTGAAGTGGTGA